In Haliotis asinina isolate JCU_RB_2024 chromosome 16, JCU_Hal_asi_v2, whole genome shotgun sequence, the following are encoded in one genomic region:
- the LOC137267962 gene encoding heparanase-like — protein MHSDKNNPGTMKVALSALLLVTAFIFHASAKVVNVSVTVSTTHAVSFIDDLFVGVTLGSGLLPTSQHWKGLDFNSPKVQALAKGLSPCYLRIGGTGGDNMAFVPTGHHRVAGNQVFTGATWDAINKFVQDVNWKFIFGLNVLKRKEGHWDPTNAKELLQYNSAKGYKLAGLELGNEADIFHGAYNVTLSPRQLGIDVLNFKKLLRSTPGYETTLVIGPDVNVGRSSAYVAEYFRAGGDRAVDKISYHQYYTSGRTAHLSDFTDPKLMDTLVSYIQTGLDVARRTNPLTPIWLGETSSCSHGGAPGMSDRYVAGFLWLDKLGIAARMGLKGVLRQEFYSGSYSLIDTGTFDPLPDYWLTLLFKRLVGDAVFSVKASVDSSTIRAYAHCTKPSSSYGYAPGSVTMYFLLPTNNTTSIKFPQFHGQPVDVFWLTPVGGLTSKKVRLNGKLLALVNSQLPRLPPKTVTSGSVTAPGKSFGFIVIPGANVAACKKHTQSPIIG, from the exons ATGCATTCAGATAAGAATAATCCTGGGACAATGAAGGTGGCACTGTCAGCTCTCCTCCTGGTCACCGCCTTCATATTCCACGCGTCAGCAAAAGTAGTCAATGTTAGTGTCACAGTTTCAACAACACACGCAGTTTCATTTATTGATGACTTATTCGTTGGCGTAACCCTGGGCTCCGGTCTGCTTCCCACCTCACAGCACTGGAAAGGGCTGGACTTCAA CTCTCCGAAAGTTCAGGCCCTGGCTAAAGGTTTGTCTCCATGCTATCTGAGGATCGGAGGAACTGGGGGTGACAACATGGCCTTTGTCCCTACAGGTCATCACAGAGTAGCTGGCAACCAAGTGTTTACAG GAGCTACCTGGGATGCTATTAATAAATTTGTCCAGGATGTCAACTGGAAATTTATATTTGGTCTGAACGTACTGAAGAGGAAGGAAGGACACTGGGATCCAACCAACGCAAAAGAACTGCTGCAATACAACAGTGCGAAGGGTTACAAACTGGCAGGCCTGGAACTCGGAAATG AAGCTGACATATTCCATGGGGCATATAACGTCACTCTGAGTCCCAGACAGCTGGGTATAGACGTCTTAAACTTCAAGAAGCTGCTCAGATCGACACCCGGGTAtgagacaacactggttatTGGACCTGACGTGAACGTAGGTCGATCAAGCGCATACGTTGCTGA ATACTTCAGAGCAGGTGGAGACAGGGCCGTGGACAAAATATCTTATCACCA ATACTACACCAGCGGCCGAACTGCTCACCTCTCTGATTTCACCGATCCCAAGTTGATGGACACATTGGTCAGTTATATACAGACAGGGCTGGATGTGGCAAGACGCACCAACCCACTGACTCCAATCTGGCTGGGAGAGACGTCCTCCTGTTCTCATGGCGGTGCCCCTGGGATGTCCGACAGATATGTGGCTGGGTTTCT GTGGCTAGACAAGCTTGGTATTGCTGCTCGGATGGGACTGAAGGGCGTTCTCAGACAGGAATTCTACTCTGGAAGCTATTCACTGATTGACACCGGTACTTTTGATCCATTGCCT GACTACTGGTTAACACTCCTGTTCAAGAGACTGGTGGGAGATGCCGTGTTTTCAGTAAAGGCGAGCGTGGACAGCAGCACCATCAGAGCCTACGCTCACTGCACAAAGCCATCCAG CTCCTATGGCTACGCGCCCGGTAGTGTGACGATGTACTTCCTGTTGCCCACGAATAACACCACCTCCATTAAGTTTCCACAATTTCACGGCCAACCTGTAGATGTCTTCTGGCTGACGCCAGTCGGTGGACTCACCAGCAA GAAAGTGCGTCTTAATGGAAAGCTACTAGCGTTAGTCAACAGCCAACTGCCTCGTCTTCCACCGAAGACTGTCACTTCAGGATCAGTGACTGCCCCTGGGAAGTCATTCGGGTTCATTGTAATACCCGGCGCTAATGTCGCAGCATGTAAAAAACACACTCAGAGCCCCATAATTGGCTAG
- the LOC137267804 gene encoding heparanase-like produces MKVTLSALLLITTFTSHTATAGVNVSVEILTTQVVSFIDDLFIGVTLDSHLLPAPQHWGGLDFNSQKIQALAKGLSPCYLRIGGTAGDGLTFDSTGHGTADVNHTFTGATWDIINTFVQDVNWRFIFGLNALKRKEGNWDPTNAKELLQYNSAKGYKLAGLELGNEPDIFPEKYNMTVSGSQLGMDFYSFKKLLRSTPGYETTPVIGPDMASLKGSKTQFFADFFTGGGDKAVDRITFHQYYTNGHTAHLSDFTDSKLMDRLVSVVETGLVVSRRTNPLTPVWLGETSSCYDGGAPGISDRYVAGFLWLDKLGIAARMGLKAVLRQDFYAGNYALIDSGTFDPLPDYWLTVLYKRLVGGSVFSVEASVNNSTIRAYAHCTKPSSSYGYLPGSVTMYFLLPTDNTISMTFPQFPDQPVDLFWLTPVDGLTSKTVALNNNPIRLVNNTLPELKPNRMETNTVTFPGKSFGFLVFPEADVAACSGH; encoded by the exons ATGAAGGTAACACTGTCAGCGCTTCTCTTGATCACTACCTTCACATCACACACAGCAACGGCAGGAGTCAATGTTAGTGTTGAGATTTTAACAACACAGGTAGTTTCATTTATTGATGACTTATTCATTGGTGTCACTCTGGACTCTCATCTCCTACCTGCTCCACAACACTGGGGAGGATTAGACTTCAA CTCTCAGAAAATTCAGGCCCTGGCTAAAGGTTTGTCTCCATGCTATCTGAGGATTGGTGGAACTGCGGGCGATGGTTTGACCTTTGACTCTACTGGCCATGGCACAGCAGATGTcaatcatacatttacag GAGCTACCTGGGATATCATTAACACATTTGTCCAGGATGTCAACTGGAGGTTTATATTCGGTCTGAACGCTCTGAAGAGGAAAGAGGGGAACTGGGATCCTACCAACGCAAAAGAACTGCTGCAATACAACAGTGCAAAAGGGTACAAACTGGCAGGCCTGGAACTCGGAAATG AACCTGACATATTCCCCGAGAAATATAACATGACTGTGAGTGGCAGTCAGTTGGGTATGGACTTCTACAGCTTCAAGAAGCTGCTCCGATCAACACCCGGATATGAGACAACACCAGTGATTGGACCTGATATGGCCTCTTTAAAGGGATCAAAAACGCAGTTCTTTGCTGA TTTCTTCACAGGAGGCGGGGACAAAGCTGTAGACAGGATAACTTTCCACCA ATACTACACCAATGGCCACACTGCTCACCTCTCTGACTTTACCGATTCCAAGTTGATGGACCGTCTGGTCAGTGTTGTAGAGACAGGGCTGGTTGTGTCAAGACGCACCAACCCACTGACTCCAGTCTGGCTGGGAGAGACGTCATCCTGTTATGATGGCGGTGCCCCTGGAATCTCCGACAGATACGTGGCCGGGTTCCT GTGGCTGGACAAGCTTGGTATTGCTGCCCGGATGGGGTTGAAAGCAGTTCTCAGACAGGATTTCTATGCCGGAAACTATGCCCTGATTGACAGTGGAACCTTTGATCCATTGCCT GACTACTGGTTAACTGTCCTGTACAAGAGACTGGTGGGTGGTTCCGTGTTTTCAGTGGAGGCGAGCGTGAACAACAGCACCATCAGAGCCTATGCCCATTGCACAAAGCCATCCAG TTCCTACGGTTACCTGCCCGGCAGTGTGACGATGTACTTCCTGTTGCCCACGGATAACACCATCTCCATGACGTTTCCACAATTCCCCGACCAACCTGTAGATTTGTTCTGGTTGACGCCAGTCGATGGACTCACAAGCAA GACTGTGGCTTTGAACAACAACCCAATAAGGCTGGTCAACAATACTCTGCCGGAGCTGAAACCTAACAGGATGGAAACAAACACGGTTACCTTCCCTGGGAAGTCATTCGGGTTCCTCGTCTTCCCGGAGGCTGATGTGGCCGCCTGCAGCGGTCATTGA